The sequence below is a genomic window from Mycobacterium spongiae.
TGACCGCCCAGCGGATATCGAGGCTCAGCTGCGTTTCCTCGCGGACCAACGCGTGGACCTGATCGTGACGACCGGCGGCCTGGGGCCCACTGCCGACGATATGACCGTCGAGGTCGTGGCCCGCTTCTTCGGGCGCGAGCTGATCCTGGATGTCGAGCTCGAAGACAGGATCGCGGCCATCCTCAAGTCCCTGATGAGGCGCAACCCGGTTTTTGATCTCGGCAACTTCGATTCGATACGCGCCGCCAACCGCAAGCAGGCGATGATCCCGGCCGGATCACAGGTGATCGATCCCGTGGGCACCGCACCCGGCCTCGTCGTAGCGGGAACGCCAGTGGTGATGGTGCTTCCGGGGCCACCACGCGAGCTTCAGCCGATGTGGCACAAAGCCATTCAGACGTCCGCGGCCCAAGAGGCGATCGCAGGCCGAACGACATACCGGCAAGAAACCATCCGGATGTTCGGGTTACCCGAGTCCGGATTGGCCGAGACGCTACGCGCCGCAGAGCAAGCCATCCCAGGATTCGACGCGCTCGAGATCACCACGTGCCTGCGCCGCGGCGAAATCGAGATGGTCACCCGCTACGAGCCGGACGCCGCCGAGGTGTACACCCAGCTGACCCGGCAGCTCCGTGACCGCCACGGCCGGCAGGTCTTCTCCGAAGACGGTTCACGCGTGGATGACCTGGTGGCACAGTTGCTCGGCGGCCGTCGCATAGCGACCGCGGAATCCTGCACCGCGGGGATGTTGGCGGCGCGGCTCACCGATCGGCCCGGTTCATCGGACTACATGGCCGGCGGTGTCGTGGCCTATTCCAACGAGGCGAAGGCACACTTGCTCGGCGTTGATGAGGCACTGATCGAAACGCACGGGGCGGTGTCCGAGCCCGTCGCGGACGCGATGGCGGCCGGAGCTCTGCGGCGCTTCGATGCCGACACGGCGGTCGCGATCACCGGGATCGCCGGTCCGGGCGGGGGAACGGCGGACAAGCCGGTGGGAACGGTGTGCTTCACGGTGCTGCTCTCCGGTAACGCGCCTGCCAGCCAGAGCCTGCGGCTTCCCGGCAACCGCTCTGACATTCGGGAACGCTCCACGACCGTGGCGATGCATCTGCTGCGGCGCGCCCTCAGCGACAGCCCGGCCTAGATCAGGTCGAATTGCCGCTCAGGAAAGCGGTTTCGGCTGTTCCAAACCGGATACCAGTGGCGTCCTTGCCAATCAGGGACAGGATGGTGATCAAGACCAGCACTGGCACGATCGTTGCCGCCAACGCGAAAGGATAGCCGTGAGATTCGGCCAAGCGTTCCTGAATCGGCAAATTGAACGCCGCCAGCAGGTTACCGAGCTGGTAAGTCACGCCCGGGTACAAGCCGCGTATCGCATCCGGCGACATCTCGGTCAGATGCGCTGGGACGACACCCCACGCGCCCTGAACACACACTTGCATCAAGAACGAACCCAGGCACAACATCGCCGCGGTGCGCGAGTAAGCGAAGATCGGCACCAGCGGCAGGCCCAACAGCGCACAGAGCACGATGGTGTGACGTCGGCCGACCCGCTGCGAGAGCGTGCCGAAGGAGAGCCCCCCAATGATGGCTCCGACGTTGTAAGCCACCACGATCCACCGTGCCGTCACGCTGGACAGGCCAGCGCCCTGATTCG
It includes:
- a CDS encoding competence/damage-inducible protein A is translated as MSVSARAGIVVTGTEVLTGRIQDRNGPWIADRLLELGVDLAHITICRDRPADIEAQLRFLADQRVDLIVTTGGLGPTADDMTVEVVARFFGRELILDVELEDRIAAILKSLMRRNPVFDLGNFDSIRAANRKQAMIPAGSQVIDPVGTAPGLVVAGTPVVMVLPGPPRELQPMWHKAIQTSAAQEAIAGRTTYRQETIRMFGLPESGLAETLRAAEQAIPGFDALEITTCLRRGEIEMVTRYEPDAAEVYTQLTRQLRDRHGRQVFSEDGSRVDDLVAQLLGGRRIATAESCTAGMLAARLTDRPGSSDYMAGGVVAYSNEAKAHLLGVDEALIETHGAVSEPVADAMAAGALRRFDADTAVAITGIAGPGGGTADKPVGTVCFTVLLSGNAPASQSLRLPGNRSDIRERSTTVAMHLLRRALSDSPA